In Paroedura picta isolate Pp20150507F chromosome 6, Ppicta_v3.0, whole genome shotgun sequence, one genomic interval encodes:
- the ENDOD1 gene encoding endonuclease domain-containing 1 protein: MRLAFALGLLLAAALAPARARVLGPDEAGFAECDAFFLGQTPPEGLPGPPSHLRVCQTYKQQPRFATLYSARDKVPVYAAFRYSEAAPSGEDAWLVEPQIDDPQNGSEDMMPESEITGSVENLGENQALMADYVDSGYERQLLNPSSLHKGDHQAATYTLTNAIPVPSDVRETWDWEVTNLVSRALAPHCENGKDLYLISGAIPSSVKVKDKVSVPESLWLAACCDDGAKAWSVAFEKQVAAGSRLKELPLKELEKQLSGEAQLFKEHCGQERNDPKAQEAVHQSAKEIEGEEPQAKQTPQQTTETKEESGFLMKLWGFFITPIVKLLQYICSFVWQLVQLICSMLWQAVRGLIQAVCTFLSGICGVLMSIFVNLVQAILCILNGIASSIYNILMLVYRLLSIPLNLLVDIICFPFYVLGAVPCVIHDIASGFGGLFLLLINAITNFAKGLSYVASCLLGWCLPKMSSEL, from the exons ATGCGGCTGGCCTTTGCGCTCGGCTTGCTGCTGGCCGCGGCCTTGGCCCCGGCCCGGGCGCGGGTGCTGGGCCCGGACGAAGCGGGCTTTGCGGAATGCGACGCCTTCTTCTTGGGCCAGACGCCCCCCGAGGGCCTGCCCGGGCCGCCGTCGCACCTGAGGGTCTGCCAGACGTACAagcagcagccgcgcttcgccaCCCTCTACAGCGCGCGCGACAAGGTGCCCGTCTACGCGGCCTTCAGGTACAGCGAGGCGGCGCCGAGCGGGGAGGACGCCTGGCTGGTGGAGCCGCAG ATTGATGACCCTCAAAATGGCTCAGAAGACATGATGCCAGAATCTGAGATCACGGGTTCAGTGGAGAATTTGGGGGAGAACCAGGCCCTCATGGCAGACTACGTGGATTCTGGCTATGAGAGACAACTACTGAACCCCAGCTCTCTCCATAAGGGCGATCACCAGGCCGCCACGTACACGCTGACCAACGCCATCCCCGTCCCCTCAGACGTCCGGGAAACCTGGGATTGGGAAGTCACTAACCTAGTAAGCCGGGCTCTGGCGCCTCACTGCGAGAacgggaaagacctctacctcaTCTCAGGGGCCATCCCTTCTTCCGTCAAAGTCAAAGACAAGGTTTCCGTCCCCGAGTCTCTCTGGCTGGCGGCCTGCTGCGACGACGGTGCCAAGGCCTGGTCTGTGGCGTTTGAGAAACAAGTGGCTGCCGGGAGCCGTCTGAAAGAGTTGCCCTTGAAGGAGCTCGAGAAGCAGCTTTCGGGTGAGGCCCAGCTGTTCAAGGAGCACTGCGGCCAGGAGAGGAACGACCCGAAGGCGCAGGAGGCGGTGCACCAGTCTGCCAAGGAGATCGAGGGCGAGGAGCCGCAAGCGAAACAGACCCCGCAGCAAACGACCGAAACCAAGGAAGAAAGCGGCTTTCTGATGAAGCTGTGGGGCTTCTTCATCACGCCTATCGTCAAGCTGCTGCAGTACATCTGCAGCTTCGTTTGGCAGCTGGTCCAGCTGATCTGCAGTATGCTCTGGCAGGCCGTTCGGGGCCTCATCCAGGCGGTGTGCACCTTCCTCAGCGGAATCTGTGGCGTGCTGATGAGCATCTTCGTCAACCTGGTGCAGGCGATCCTCTGCATCCTGAACGGCATCGCGTCTAGCATCTACAACATCCTGATGCTCGTGTACCGCCTGCTCAGCATCCCCCTTAACCTGCTTGTGGACATCATTTGCTTCCCTTTCTATGTCTTGGGCGCCGTCCCCTGTGTCATCCATGACATCGCTTCGGGCTTCGGCGGGCTGTTTCTGCTGCTCATCAATGCCATCACCAATTTTGCCAAGGGCCTCAGCTACGTTGCTTCTTGCCTACTCGGATGGTGTTTGCCTAAAATGTCCTCCGAACTCTAA